The following coding sequences are from one Candidatus Binataceae bacterium window:
- a CDS encoding fumarylacetoacetate hydrolase family protein — translation MKLATFTHQGVTRVGVVVETSIVDLAQAAPELPREMCGLLGAGSAAMERVRAAAAAGKHMIALSMVKLEAPVMHPPEFLAIGLNYADHIGETGRERPTFPIFFNKQVTCVTGPYDPIHLPRASTWLDYEGELGFVIGRRCRHVPRERAREVIAGYMIVNDVSVRDWQRRSPTMTLGKSFDTHGPTGPWIVTPDELGDPHTLELRTLVNGEERQHSNTRHLIFDCFSLVETLSTVCTLMPGLIISTGTPAGVAGAMKPPRWLKSGDAVRIEIERIGYIENRVIDEPADTAVI, via the coding sequence ATGAAGCTCGCAACATTCACGCATCAGGGCGTCACCCGGGTCGGCGTCGTCGTCGAAACCTCGATCGTCGACCTGGCCCAGGCGGCGCCCGAGCTGCCGCGCGAGATGTGCGGCCTGCTCGGCGCCGGCAGTGCCGCGATGGAGCGGGTGCGGGCGGCGGCCGCCGCCGGCAAGCACATGATCGCGCTTTCGATGGTGAAGCTGGAGGCGCCGGTGATGCATCCGCCGGAGTTCCTCGCCATCGGGCTGAACTACGCCGACCATATCGGCGAGACCGGCCGCGAGCGCCCCACATTTCCGATCTTCTTCAACAAGCAGGTCACCTGCGTCACCGGCCCCTACGACCCGATTCATCTGCCGCGCGCCTCGACCTGGCTCGACTACGAGGGCGAGCTGGGCTTCGTTATCGGCCGGCGCTGCCGGCACGTCCCGCGCGAGCGCGCGCGCGAGGTGATCGCGGGCTACATGATCGTCAACGACGTGAGCGTGCGCGACTGGCAGCGCCGCTCGCCGACCATGACGCTAGGCAAATCGTTCGACACCCACGGCCCCACCGGGCCGTGGATCGTCACCCCCGACGAGCTGGGTGACCCGCACACGCTCGAACTGCGCACCCTCGTCAACGGCGAGGAGCGCCAGCATTCCAACACGCGCCACCTGATCTTCGACTGCTTCTCGCTGGTTGAGACGCTTTCGACCGTGTGCACGCTGATGCCCGGGCTGATAATTTCGACCGGCACGCCGGCGGGCGTTGCGGGTGCGATGAAACCGCCGCGCTGGCTCAAAAGCGGCGACGCGGTACGGATCGAGATCGAGCGCATCGGCTATATCGAAAACCGCGTGATCGACGAGCCGGCCGACACCGCCGTGATCTGA
- a CDS encoding nitroreductase family protein, which translates to MEKPADTAHPIEEPLRRRWSPRAFDERPVEAHKLLSLFEAARWSASCYNEQPWHFIVATRDDEAGFSRLLSCLVEGNRVWAARAPVLMVSVARLAFAQSGKPNRHATHDVGLATAQLIVQATAMGLFAHPMAGFDPDKVRELYDVPEGYEPVAAIAVGYAGDPATLPDSLRQRELAPRARKPVESFVFRGRFGAA; encoded by the coding sequence GTGGAAAAGCCCGCCGATACTGCCCATCCGATCGAAGAGCCGCTGCGCCGGCGATGGAGTCCGCGCGCGTTCGACGAGCGTCCGGTCGAGGCGCACAAGCTGCTCAGCCTGTTCGAGGCCGCGCGCTGGTCGGCCTCCTGTTACAACGAGCAGCCGTGGCACTTCATCGTCGCGACCCGTGACGACGAGGCTGGCTTCTCACGGCTGCTGAGCTGTCTGGTTGAGGGCAACCGCGTGTGGGCCGCGCGCGCGCCGGTGCTGATGGTTTCCGTGGCGCGGCTTGCTTTTGCACAGAGTGGCAAGCCGAACCGCCATGCGACCCATGACGTTGGCCTCGCCACCGCGCAGCTGATTGTCCAGGCGACCGCAATGGGCCTGTTCGCTCATCCGATGGCCGGCTTCGATCCCGACAAGGTGCGTGAGCTCTACGACGTGCCCGAGGGTTACGAGCCGGTCGCCGCGATCGCGGTGGGCTACGCCGGAGACCCGGCGACGCTGCCCGATTCGCTTCGCCAGCGCGAGCTTGCTCCGCGCGCGCGCAAACCGGTGGAATCCTTTGTCTTTCGCGGCCGCTTCGGCGCTGCATAG
- a CDS encoding NADH-quinone oxidoreductase subunit C, with the protein MEPLQIYERLRQRFGERVLETVDKKPDPFIVVDPAALSEICRYLYDDPELAMDCLSNETGVDRKEHIEVVYHVFSYRHRHGAVLKVRLPRAEPRVATVEHIWKSANWMEREIYDLLGVTFEGHSDLRRILMPEDWPGHPLRKDFVEPLEYHGISTVRESPIVRLDQAKHK; encoded by the coding sequence ATGGAGCCGCTCCAGATATACGAACGGCTAAGGCAGCGCTTCGGTGAGCGTGTGCTCGAGACGGTGGATAAAAAGCCCGACCCATTCATCGTGGTCGATCCCGCCGCGCTGAGCGAAATCTGCCGCTATCTGTACGACGATCCCGAGCTCGCGATGGACTGCCTGTCCAACGAGACCGGCGTCGATCGCAAGGAGCATATCGAGGTCGTCTATCACGTTTTCTCGTACCGCCATCGCCACGGCGCGGTGCTCAAGGTGCGCCTGCCGCGCGCCGAGCCACGCGTCGCCACCGTCGAGCACATCTGGAAGTCGGCCAACTGGATGGAGCGCGAGATTTACGATCTGCTCGGGGTCACCTTCGAGGGCCACTCTGACCTGCGGCGAATCCTGATGCCCGAGGACTGGCCGGGCCATCCGCTGCGGAAGGATTTTGTCGAGCCGCTCGAATACCACGGCATCTCGACCGTGCGCGAGAGCCCGATCGTCCGCCTCGACCAGGCCAAGCACAAATGA
- the nuoB gene encoding NADH-quinone oxidoreductase subunit NuoB: MPLLNSLPDYVLTTKTDELINWMRKSSIWYMLFGLACCAIELMHTGGPRSDIERFGATPRASARQSDLMIIAGTLTLKMALRTRLLYDQMPDPKYVISMGSCSNCGGLFQLAYSVCDGVDKILPVDVYVPGCPPRPEALTEGLLKLQEKIMSERWLARESAGNGQAV; this comes from the coding sequence ATGCCGCTGCTCAACAGCCTGCCGGATTATGTTCTGACCACCAAAACCGACGAGCTGATCAACTGGATGCGCAAGTCGAGCATCTGGTACATGCTGTTCGGCCTGGCCTGCTGCGCGATCGAATTGATGCATACGGGCGGGCCGCGCTCGGACATCGAGCGCTTCGGCGCCACTCCGCGCGCTTCGGCTCGCCAGTCGGACCTGATGATTATCGCGGGCACGCTGACGCTCAAGATGGCGCTGCGCACGCGGTTGCTGTACGACCAGATGCCGGATCCGAAGTACGTGATCTCGATGGGCAGCTGCTCGAACTGCGGCGGTCTGTTTCAGCTCGCCTACTCGGTCTGCGACGGGGTGGACAAGATTCTGCCGGTTGACGTTTATGTGCCCGGATGCCCGCCGCGGCCCGAGGCGCTCACCGAGGGCCTGCTCAAGTTGCAGGAAAAGATCATGAGCGAGCGCTGGCTCGCGCGTGAGTCGGCCGGCAACGGGCAGGCGGTGTAA
- a CDS encoding NADH-quinone oxidoreductase subunit A, translating to MYFQFGVVLALTILALGVSALLVGLQKLLAPRNPHPRKLMPYECGEPPTGRAWINFNVRFYLIALVFVIFEVEVAFIYPVAAVFSDWVRHGQRLFALSEILIFLLILFVGLAYVWVKHDLEWVKKVPD from the coding sequence ATGTACTTCCAGTTCGGTGTCGTGCTGGCGCTGACGATCTTGGCCCTGGGCGTTTCGGCCCTGCTCGTCGGATTACAGAAGCTGCTCGCGCCGCGCAATCCGCATCCGCGCAAGCTGATGCCGTACGAATGCGGCGAACCGCCGACCGGGCGCGCCTGGATTAACTTCAACGTGCGGTTTTATCTGATCGCGCTGGTCTTCGTAATTTTCGAGGTCGAGGTAGCCTTTATTTATCCGGTCGCCGCCGTGTTCAGCGACTGGGTGCGCCATGGACAGCGGCTGTTCGCGCTCAGCGAAATCCTTATCTTTCTGCTGATCCTGTTTGTGGGGCTGGCCTACGTATGGGTCAAGCACGACCTCGAATGGGTCAAGAAAGTCCCCGACTAG